A window from Rhizobium sp. BG4 encodes these proteins:
- a CDS encoding LysR substrate-binding domain-containing protein gives MINDATLRKIDLNLLLAFSVLMQERNVSRAAERLLLGQPGLSAALKRLREALNDELFVRVGRGLQPTPRALSIAPVIEEALTCIEKAIRPPAAFDPASYEGEFRISMCDNLETAFFGPLAARLRQLAPGAKLIGVASEKREAAKLLDDGAYDFSVAVHDEPASWHVREPLFEQCSMSIYDPTQLRLKAPLGLADFVANPHITIAYDSDAAATTLDIALARIGLKRTVAASVPRFSALPTALKAMPAIATVPEAIARCMAQLHGLAIARLPFDIPADPVSMLYRRVDQADGRAVWFRRLFIEVASAALEASGCTTTIAKKAAA, from the coding sequence ATGATAAACGATGCGACCCTCCGAAAGATCGACCTGAACCTGCTTCTCGCCTTCTCGGTGCTGATGCAGGAGCGCAATGTCAGCCGCGCCGCCGAACGGCTGCTGCTCGGGCAGCCCGGGCTTTCAGCCGCGTTGAAGCGATTGCGAGAGGCGTTGAACGACGAACTTTTCGTGCGCGTCGGGCGCGGCCTGCAGCCGACGCCGCGGGCGCTGTCGATCGCCCCGGTCATCGAAGAGGCGCTCACCTGCATCGAGAAAGCCATCCGTCCGCCCGCCGCCTTCGATCCCGCGAGCTATGAAGGCGAATTCCGCATCAGCATGTGCGACAATCTCGAGACTGCCTTCTTCGGCCCGCTGGCGGCGCGCCTGCGGCAGCTGGCGCCCGGTGCGAAGCTGATCGGCGTCGCCTCGGAAAAGCGAGAGGCGGCAAAGCTTCTCGATGACGGCGCCTATGACTTCAGTGTCGCCGTGCATGACGAACCGGCCTCATGGCACGTACGGGAGCCGCTGTTCGAGCAGTGCTCGATGTCGATCTACGACCCAACCCAGTTGCGTCTCAAGGCACCGCTCGGGCTCGCAGACTTCGTCGCCAACCCGCATATCACCATCGCCTATGACAGCGATGCGGCGGCGACGACGCTCGACATTGCGCTTGCCCGCATCGGCCTGAAGCGGACGGTTGCCGCCAGCGTCCCCCGCTTCTCGGCGCTGCCGACGGCGCTGAAGGCAATGCCGGCGATCGCGACGGTGCCTGAAGCAATCGCCCGCTGCATGGCACAGCTGCACGGATTGGCGATCGCCAGGCTGCCATTCGACATCCCGGCCGATCCCGTAAGCATGCTGTATCGCCGCGTCGACCAGGCCGATGGCCGGGCCGTCTGGTTCCGCAGACTGTTCATCGAGGTGGCATCGGCAGCCCTCGAAGCCTCGGGGTGCACGACCACGATTGCGAAAAAAGCCGCTGCTTAA
- a CDS encoding cell wall hydrolase, with translation MRGKTISAILFAGLAVTGCSTANEPDALDAKATPAAKKTVAAAPGKVTYNYTAKDRECLKRAMYFESEHSDRDGYMAVGTVVMNRLTSQAYSDSICGVVGQKKQFAPGVLTRTVEPVAEPQLDAAADDILRGARHPGVKEAMFFHTEGLRFPYGNMHYVTAAGGNVFYEKRGKDGELQTPAPMPSYEVAMNYVSNDQRSGAVQFAGVEQYSAAPQPAPATPAVGAPPPPSTQVAYTQVAAADPDGPAPFEILLPETGPVPAAMPGEAAPALALQPASTGSLPQASQMQMQFQAQPAPQTLQAPQLQPAADVLTPPTRVVLPTPRPAYNSASLNLGPLRAGG, from the coding sequence TTGAGGGGCAAAACCATCTCCGCGATTTTGTTCGCAGGACTGGCCGTCACGGGTTGCAGCACGGCCAACGAGCCAGACGCACTCGATGCCAAAGCAACGCCCGCAGCGAAGAAGACCGTCGCCGCCGCTCCGGGCAAAGTCACCTATAATTACACCGCAAAGGACCGCGAGTGCCTGAAGCGCGCGATGTATTTCGAATCCGAGCATTCGGATCGTGATGGCTATATGGCCGTGGGTACCGTGGTGATGAACCGCCTGACCTCGCAGGCCTATTCCGATTCCATCTGCGGCGTTGTCGGCCAGAAGAAGCAGTTTGCGCCTGGCGTTCTGACCCGCACCGTCGAGCCGGTCGCCGAGCCGCAGCTCGATGCTGCCGCCGACGACATTCTGCGCGGCGCCCGCCATCCAGGCGTCAAGGAAGCGATGTTCTTCCATACCGAGGGGCTGAGATTCCCCTATGGCAACATGCATTACGTCACCGCCGCCGGCGGCAATGTCTTTTACGAGAAGCGCGGCAAGGACGGCGAATTGCAGACGCCGGCGCCGATGCCTTCCTATGAAGTGGCGATGAACTACGTGTCCAACGACCAGCGGTCGGGCGCCGTGCAGTTCGCAGGCGTCGAGCAGTATAGCGCCGCCCCGCAGCCGGCCCCGGCAACGCCTGCCGTCGGCGCTCCGCCGCCGCCTTCGACACAGGTCGCCTATACGCAGGTCGCCGCCGCTGATCCGGATGGCCCGGCGCCGTTCGAAATCCTGCTGCCGGAGACCGGCCCGGTCCCGGCTGCGATGCCCGGCGAAGCCGCACCCGCTCTGGCCCTCCAACCCGCCTCCACAGGCTCGCTGCCGCAGGCCTCACAGATGCAGATGCAATTCCAGGCGCAGCCGGCACCCCAGACCCTGCAGGCACCACAGCTGCAGCCCGCCGCCGATGTGCTGACCCCGCCCACCCGCGTCGTCCTGCCAACGCCGCGCCCGGCCTACAACAGCGCATCGCTCAATCTCGGGCCGCTGCGCGCCGGCGGCTAA
- a CDS encoding DHA2 family efflux MFS transporter permease subunit encodes MSGAATTAGGAPKAASGTSNPWLIAMVVSLATFMEVLDTTIANVALRYISGGLAVSADEASWVVTTYLVSNAIILVASSFIAKRYGRRRFYLLCLATFTVASICCGLAWNLQSLLVFRMIQGFAGGGMVPISQSILADSFPPAKRGQAFAMFGVAVVVAPVIGPTLGGYLSDNFSWHWCFLINGPVGVFAFILVYMLVKEPETLRKERAEMRRKGTRFDITGFLLVATFLGALELVLDRGQTEDWFGSNFIIVTSAISALALLLAIPWLMTKSNPVIDVRLLASRQFGACVIVMLATGAILIATTQFVPQVLQTNYGYTATWAGLALSPGGLVTMAMMFAAGRLTGMFQPKYLIAIGMGIIALAMWDMTRLNADLNFGFFVWSRLYLGLGLPLIFIPITAASYDGLRPDQTDQASALINAARNTGGSIGVSIASNVLAHREQWHQNRLVEHVIPSDPGYTNAFNQATQFFTDRGSSLLDAQAQATGWIGTQVQTQASYLAYIDVFHVLMVISALMVPLALILRRIDLKHGAAPGGH; translated from the coding sequence ATGAGCGGCGCAGCAACAACGGCCGGAGGCGCACCAAAAGCTGCGTCCGGCACCTCGAACCCATGGCTGATCGCCATGGTCGTGTCGCTCGCGACCTTCATGGAAGTGCTCGACACGACGATCGCCAATGTGGCGCTGCGCTACATCTCCGGCGGGCTGGCGGTCAGCGCCGACGAGGCCTCCTGGGTCGTCACCACCTATCTCGTCTCGAACGCGATCATTCTGGTCGCCTCGAGTTTCATCGCCAAGCGCTACGGCCGGCGGCGCTTCTATCTGCTTTGCCTCGCGACATTCACGGTCGCCTCGATCTGCTGCGGCCTTGCCTGGAACCTCCAATCCCTTCTGGTCTTCCGGATGATCCAGGGCTTTGCCGGCGGCGGCATGGTGCCGATCTCGCAATCGATCCTTGCCGACTCCTTCCCGCCCGCCAAACGCGGCCAGGCCTTCGCGATGTTCGGTGTCGCCGTCGTCGTCGCGCCGGTCATCGGCCCGACGCTTGGCGGCTATCTCTCCGACAATTTCTCCTGGCACTGGTGTTTCCTGATCAACGGGCCGGTTGGCGTCTTCGCCTTCATCCTCGTCTACATGCTGGTGAAGGAGCCTGAGACGCTGAGGAAGGAACGCGCCGAGATGCGCAGGAAGGGGACGCGTTTCGACATCACCGGCTTCCTGCTCGTCGCCACCTTCCTCGGCGCTCTGGAGTTGGTTCTCGACCGTGGCCAGACGGAGGACTGGTTCGGCTCCAATTTCATCATCGTCACATCGGCGATTTCGGCACTCGCGCTTCTGCTCGCCATTCCCTGGCTGATGACGAAATCGAACCCGGTGATCGACGTCCGTCTGCTGGCAAGCCGCCAGTTCGGCGCCTGCGTCATCGTCATGCTGGCGACGGGCGCGATCCTGATAGCCACCACGCAGTTCGTGCCGCAGGTGCTGCAGACCAACTACGGCTACACCGCGACCTGGGCCGGTCTGGCGCTGTCGCCCGGCGGGCTGGTAACGATGGCGATGATGTTTGCGGCCGGCCGCCTGACCGGCATGTTCCAGCCGAAATATCTGATCGCCATCGGCATGGGCATCATCGCGCTTGCAATGTGGGACATGACGCGGCTGAACGCCGACCTGAACTTCGGCTTCTTCGTCTGGTCGCGCCTCTATCTCGGCCTCGGCCTGCCGCTGATCTTCATCCCGATAACCGCGGCCTCCTATGATGGCCTGCGCCCCGACCAGACCGACCAGGCCTCGGCGCTGATCAATGCGGCCCGCAATACCGGCGGCTCGATCGGCGTGTCGATCGCCTCGAACGTGCTGGCGCATCGCGAACAATGGCATCAGAACCGGCTCGTGGAGCACGTAATCCCGTCGGATCCCGGCTATACCAATGCCTTCAACCAGGCGACCCAGTTTTTTACCGACCGCGGCTCAAGCCTGCTCGACGCGCAGGCGCAGGCGACA
- a CDS encoding organic hydroperoxide resistance protein has translation MPILYTTQASATGGRAGRAVTDNGVLDVTLTVPKELGGDGATGTNPEQLFAAGYSACFLGALKFVAGQQKVKIPEDATVSAKVGIGPREDGGGFGIEVALTVHIPGLDRETAEKLAAAAHIVCPYSHAMRTSTEVPVTVA, from the coding sequence ATGCCTATCCTCTACACCACCCAAGCATCCGCCACCGGTGGCCGCGCAGGCCGCGCCGTAACCGATAACGGCGTTCTCGACGTCACGCTGACGGTTCCGAAGGAACTCGGCGGCGACGGTGCCACCGGCACCAATCCCGAGCAGCTCTTTGCCGCCGGCTACTCCGCATGCTTCCTGGGCGCTCTGAAATTTGTCGCTGGCCAGCAGAAGGTCAAGATTCCGGAAGACGCGACGGTCTCCGCCAAGGTCGGCATCGGCCCGCGCGAAGATGGCGGTGGCTTCGGCATCGAAGTGGCGCTGACGGTCCACATCCCGGGCCTCGATCGCGAAACGGCTGAAAAGCTTGCCGCTGCCGCCCACATCGTCTGCCCGTACAGCCACGCGATGCGCACCTCGACCGAAGTTCCGGTCACCGTTGCCTGA
- a CDS encoding MFS transporter, translating to MTLSQSPRGAGLALLLLCAANFLDAMDVSTIGVALPAIQAELGMPATSLQWAVSAYVLGYGGFLLLGGRVADVFGHRRVFLWSLAVFAAASIAGGFVDSGPTLIAARLIKGIAAAFTAPAALALLLSVFGEGNARAKALGVFASTGATGFVLGMVLGGAATIISWRATLVMGAPVAILALFAAPYVLPRDVALGGKRPSFDWAGALTITPGLLLFVFGITNAAAEGWNAVPTWGSLLAAVVLIGLFLVVESKHKDPMVPLGIFRKAKLSHANLLAALFQGVYVGFQFIATLYYQDELGWSAFVTGFCFAFGGVCVMFLAPRFATVAQNRGTTGLMTLGVALQASSYIFWVLAAGHVNPVLLVALSQIPLGVGYAMTYPSVQVAALSDVEEDKSGLASGLLFAAFQIGGGIVLAAASAVFSAAPSMGYDAYTAGVSFVAILSVLVVLFAALGPRGSRAAVPAAYQAAE from the coding sequence ATGACACTCTCCCAATCGCCAAGGGGCGCGGGGCTGGCACTGCTGCTGCTCTGCGCCGCCAATTTCCTTGATGCCATGGACGTCTCCACCATCGGCGTGGCGTTGCCCGCCATCCAGGCTGAACTTGGGATGCCCGCTACCTCACTGCAATGGGCCGTCAGTGCCTATGTGCTGGGGTATGGCGGCTTCCTGCTGCTCGGCGGCCGCGTCGCCGATGTCTTCGGCCATCGCCGCGTCTTCCTCTGGTCGCTCGCTGTCTTCGCCGCCGCCAGCATCGCCGGCGGCTTCGTGGACAGCGGTCCGACGCTGATCGCCGCCCGCCTGATCAAGGGCATCGCCGCCGCCTTTACCGCGCCTGCCGCACTCGCCCTGCTTCTCTCCGTCTTTGGCGAAGGCAATGCCCGCGCCAAGGCGCTCGGCGTCTTCGCCTCGACGGGTGCCACCGGCTTCGTGCTCGGCATGGTTCTCGGCGGTGCCGCCACCATCATCAGCTGGCGGGCGACGCTCGTCATGGGCGCCCCGGTGGCGATCCTTGCGCTGTTCGCCGCTCCCTATGTGCTGCCGCGTGACGTTGCGCTCGGCGGCAAGCGCCCGTCCTTCGACTGGGCTGGCGCGCTGACCATCACCCCCGGCCTGCTGCTCTTCGTCTTCGGCATCACCAATGCCGCCGCCGAGGGCTGGAATGCGGTCCCGACCTGGGGCTCGCTCCTCGCCGCCGTGGTGCTGATCGGCCTCTTCCTGGTCGTCGAATCCAAACACAAGGATCCGATGGTGCCGCTCGGCATCTTCCGCAAGGCGAAGCTCAGCCATGCCAACCTGCTGGCAGCGCTGTTCCAGGGCGTCTATGTCGGCTTCCAGTTCATCGCCACGCTCTATTATCAGGATGAACTCGGCTGGTCGGCCTTCGTGACGGGCTTCTGCTTCGCCTTCGGCGGCGTTTGCGTGATGTTCCTCGCACCGCGCTTTGCGACAGTCGCCCAGAACCGCGGCACCACGGGCCTGATGACACTTGGCGTCGCCCTGCAGGCCTCGAGCTATATCTTCTGGGTGCTGGCCGCCGGCCACGTCAATCCGGTGCTGCTCGTCGCGCTGTCGCAGATCCCACTCGGCGTCGGCTATGCGATGACCTATCCGTCGGTGCAGGTTGCGGCACTCTCTGATGTCGAGGAAGACAAGTCGGGCCTCGCCTCCGGTCTGCTCTTCGCCGCCTTCCAGATCGGCGGCGGCATCGTGCTCGCAGCAGCCTCCGCCGTCTTCAGCGCCGCCCCGTCGATGGGCTACGACGCCTATACCGCGGGCGTCAGCTTCGTCGCCATCCTCTCGGTGCTGGTGGTGCTCTTCGCCGCCCTCGGTCCGCGCGGCTCCCGTGCGGCAGTCCCGGCCGCCTATCAGGCCGCCGAATAA
- a CDS encoding MarR family transcriptional regulator: MKAQTARTMEIPAEEKKLERQLCFAVYSTAHAFTRAYKPILDKVGLTYPQYLAMLVLWEKSELPVKTIGEKLDLDSGTLSPLLKRLEQNGLIKRTRDSRDERQVLVSLTPKGDAMRGEVDTIMGSIGDAIGCTLDEMTEIRKLLEGLRSNLNGAE; the protein is encoded by the coding sequence ATGAAAGCGCAGACGGCAAGGACGATGGAAATACCGGCAGAGGAAAAGAAGCTGGAGCGCCAGCTCTGTTTCGCGGTCTATTCGACGGCGCATGCCTTCACCCGCGCCTACAAGCCGATCCTCGACAAGGTCGGCCTCACCTACCCGCAATATCTGGCCATGCTGGTGCTCTGGGAAAAATCGGAATTGCCCGTGAAGACGATCGGCGAAAAGCTCGACCTCGATTCCGGCACGCTTTCGCCACTGCTGAAGCGGCTGGAACAGAACGGCCTGATCAAGCGCACCCGCGATTCCCGTGACGAGCGCCAGGTACTGGTCTCGCTGACGCCGAAGGGCGATGCGATGCGCGGCGAGGTCGATACGATCATGGGCTCGATCGGCGACGCGATCGGCTGCACGCTCGACGAGATGACGGAGATCCGCAAGCTGCTGGAAGGCCTGCGGTCAAATTTGAACGGCGCGGAGTAA
- a CDS encoding Gfo/Idh/MocA family oxidoreductase, translating to MTKKLRVGVIGAGIAARHMIGYDWNKDLFEAPVLCSLDEDRGRELCAKHGIPEYTQNADELFARDDLDIIDVSTPPDSHFELCKKGIESGKHVICEKPLFGSIADVDEMSRIVARSNGRKLMPIFQYRYGSGLQKLKRLIELGLTGRPFMTTIETHWWRGPAYYEVPWRGKWKSELGGGLLGHAIHAHDMLNYVHGACAEVFAYGATLVNKIEVEDTMALAVKMQNGSLATLSMTLGSRKEISRLRFCFHDLVAESILEPYTMGRDPWTFIAGTEEHQKRVDDALAGYQPTEDGYTRQFELFHQAIMDGKEPPVTLQDARNSLELVTAAYYSQRTGKPTPMPITAEHPLYRSWLPEEERRMAASA from the coding sequence ATGACCAAGAAATTGCGCGTTGGCGTCATCGGCGCCGGTATCGCCGCCCGCCACATGATCGGCTACGACTGGAACAAGGATCTCTTCGAGGCTCCCGTTCTTTGCTCTCTCGATGAAGATCGCGGCCGCGAACTGTGCGCCAAGCACGGCATCCCCGAATATACGCAGAATGCCGACGAGCTCTTCGCCCGCGACGATCTCGACATCATCGACGTCTCGACCCCGCCGGATTCGCATTTCGAGCTCTGCAAGAAGGGTATCGAGTCAGGCAAGCATGTCATCTGCGAGAAGCCGCTTTTCGGCTCGATCGCCGATGTCGACGAGATGAGCCGCATCGTCGCCCGCTCCAATGGCAGGAAGCTGATGCCGATCTTCCAGTATCGTTATGGTTCCGGCCTGCAGAAGCTGAAGCGGCTGATCGAACTTGGCCTGACTGGCCGGCCGTTCATGACGACGATCGAGACCCATTGGTGGCGCGGTCCTGCCTATTATGAGGTTCCGTGGCGTGGCAAGTGGAAGAGCGAACTCGGCGGCGGCCTTCTCGGCCATGCGATCCATGCTCACGACATGCTGAACTACGTGCACGGCGCCTGCGCCGAGGTCTTCGCCTATGGCGCAACGCTGGTGAACAAGATCGAGGTCGAGGACACGATGGCGCTTGCCGTCAAGATGCAGAACGGCTCGCTGGCAACGCTGTCGATGACGCTCGGCTCCCGCAAGGAGATCTCGCGCCTGCGTTTCTGCTTCCACGATCTCGTTGCCGAAAGCATCCTCGAACCCTACACGATGGGTCGCGATCCCTGGACCTTCATCGCCGGGACCGAAGAGCACCAGAAGCGGGTCGATGACGCGCTTGCCGGCTACCAGCCGACGGAAGACGGCTATACCCGCCAGTTCGAGCTGTTCCATCAGGCGATCATGGACGGGAAGGAGCCGCCGGTGACGCTGCAGGATGCGCGCAATTCGCTGGAACTCGTCACCGCTGCCTATTATTCGCAGCGCACCGGCAAGCCGACGCCGATGCCGATCACGGCGGAGCACCCGCTCTACCGCTCGTGGCTGCCGGAAGAAGAGCGCCGCATGGCCGCCAGCGCCTGA
- a CDS encoding Gfo/Idh/MocA family oxidoreductase — MLRFAVVGIDHGHTFDHVKGLLAAGGEFVGYCPKTSVPALLDNFKKTYPDTPQIDREALFADPSINVICIAAIPRDRAGLAIRAMKAGKDVMTDKPGVSTFAQLEEVKKTVAETGRIFSICFSERHCVRSAVKAGKLVKEGAIGKVIQTIGMGPHKLQLPTRPDWFFDPEAFGGIIVDIASHQVDQFLFYTGSTTGEVVASSIGNFGMPEKPKFEDFGEVLLRSDRGSGYVRVDWFTPEGLGTWGDGRLTILGTEGYIELRKYIDISGRPGKDHLFLVNGTENRHIDCSDEKLDYFDAFTADVRDRSETAMTQAHVYEVCRLSLEAQTKAVRLGGR, encoded by the coding sequence ATGTTGAGATTTGCCGTCGTCGGGATCGACCATGGGCATACGTTCGATCACGTGAAGGGATTGCTTGCGGCGGGTGGGGAGTTTGTCGGCTATTGCCCGAAAACTTCGGTCCCGGCGCTGCTCGATAATTTCAAGAAAACCTATCCGGATACGCCGCAGATCGATCGCGAGGCGCTGTTTGCCGATCCGTCCATCAATGTCATCTGCATCGCCGCGATCCCGCGCGATCGCGCCGGTCTGGCGATCCGCGCCATGAAGGCCGGCAAGGATGTAATGACCGACAAGCCTGGCGTCAGCACTTTCGCGCAGCTGGAAGAGGTGAAGAAGACCGTTGCCGAGACCGGCCGCATCTTCTCGATCTGCTTCTCGGAGCGCCATTGCGTGCGCTCCGCCGTCAAGGCGGGGAAGCTCGTCAAGGAAGGCGCGATCGGAAAGGTCATTCAGACGATCGGGATGGGGCCGCATAAGCTGCAGCTGCCGACCCGGCCGGACTGGTTCTTCGATCCGGAGGCATTCGGTGGCATCATCGTCGATATCGCATCGCATCAGGTCGACCAGTTCCTGTTCTATACCGGCTCGACCACGGGCGAAGTCGTCGCCAGCTCGATCGGCAATTTCGGCATGCCGGAAAAGCCGAAATTCGAGGATTTCGGCGAGGTGTTGCTGCGCTCCGATCGCGGCTCCGGCTATGTCCGCGTTGACTGGTTCACCCCCGAAGGTCTCGGCACTTGGGGTGACGGGCGCCTGACCATTCTCGGCACCGAAGGCTATATCGAGCTGCGCAAGTACATCGATATTTCCGGCCGCCCCGGCAAGGACCACCTGTTCCTGGTCAACGGCACGGAAAACAGGCACATCGATTGCAGCGACGAGAAGCTCGATTACTTCGACGCCTTCACCGCCGACGTTCGCGACCGCAGCGAAACGGCGATGACCCAGGCGCATGTCTATGAGGTCTGCCGCCTTTCGCTGGAAGCGCAGACCAAGGCCGTCCGGCTCGGCGGACGCTAG
- a CDS encoding HlyD family secretion protein yields the protein MTQTKRKTPQLDEDERVETGKGASPQTASPEAEQPDETEEKKPSIIRRHPLATLLIVVAIIAVAVIGYFVWLIYFHPYESTDDAFIDARSFSVAAKISGYVADVPVSDNQHVDAGAVIAKIDPRDYQIALDQANGQIGVAKAAVASADAQIAAAGAAIDEAKAQQTSAAAALQYAKDENDRQQQLVKSGAGSEQAAQQAASTLRQGQASYAQSQASVTSAVKNQAAAEAQKASAIASLHQAEAQAEAAQQNLDYTTITAAQPGRVVKLSGSNGQYVQAGQAISMFVPDEIWVTANFKETQLTDMRPGQPVDLTIDAYPDHVLKGKIDSVQPGSGTAFSLLPAENATGNYVKVTQRVPVKIVVDNWPKDIAIGPGMSVIPTVTVRPRN from the coding sequence GTGACCCAGACCAAGCGCAAGACACCGCAACTGGATGAAGACGAACGCGTGGAGACGGGGAAGGGCGCGAGCCCGCAGACGGCAAGTCCCGAAGCAGAACAGCCGGACGAGACGGAGGAGAAGAAGCCGTCGATCATCCGCCGCCATCCACTGGCAACGCTGCTGATCGTCGTCGCGATCATTGCCGTTGCCGTGATCGGTTATTTCGTCTGGCTCATCTATTTCCATCCCTATGAAAGCACCGACGACGCCTTTATCGACGCGCGCAGTTTCTCGGTTGCGGCCAAAATTTCCGGCTATGTGGCGGATGTTCCGGTTTCCGATAACCAGCATGTCGATGCTGGTGCGGTGATCGCCAAGATCGATCCGCGCGACTATCAGATCGCGCTGGATCAGGCGAACGGTCAGATCGGCGTTGCCAAGGCGGCGGTCGCGAGTGCCGATGCGCAGATTGCGGCTGCGGGTGCGGCGATCGACGAGGCGAAGGCGCAGCAGACATCGGCGGCCGCCGCCCTCCAATATGCCAAGGACGAGAACGACCGCCAGCAGCAGCTGGTGAAGAGCGGCGCGGGCTCCGAACAGGCGGCACAGCAGGCCGCATCGACGCTCCGCCAGGGCCAGGCGAGCTATGCCCAGTCGCAGGCAAGCGTGACCTCGGCCGTGAAGAACCAGGCGGCGGCCGAGGCGCAGAAGGCAAGCGCCATCGCCAGCCTGCATCAGGCTGAGGCACAGGCCGAAGCCGCCCAGCAAAACCTCGACTATACGACGATCACCGCCGCCCAGCCGGGCCGCGTCGTCAAGCTCAGCGGATCCAACGGTCAATATGTTCAGGCCGGTCAGGCGATATCGATGTTCGTGCCGGACGAAATCTGGGTGACCGCCAATTTCAAGGAAACCCAGCTGACCGACATGCGTCCGGGACAGCCGGTCGATCTGACGATCGATGCCTATCCGGATCACGTGCTGAAGGGAAAGATCGATTCCGTGCAGCCCGGCTCCGGCACCGCCTTCTCGCTGCTTCCGGCCGAGAACGCGACGGGCAATTATGTGAAGGTCACCCAGCGCGTGCCGGTCAAGATCGTGGTCGACAACTGGCCGAAGGATATCGCCATCGGCCCCGGCATGTCGGTGATCCCCACGGTGACGGTGCGGCCGAGGAACTGA
- a CDS encoding FCD domain-containing protein: protein MEAAAQPLRVQGEQRLYQIVARRIARMIEANVKNPDWRLPSERELAEELEVSRPVVREAVIALEMRGLVEVKGRAGIVVLPVRGNQVNFDKINADAGPGPFELLEARLAIESSAAAMAAERATNYDIAVLEECVAQMEHETDVTLLNEKGDRDFHMTIARMTGNAIIVSIVEALWVQRDESLMWKKLHEHIHAPSVRPLWIGDHHAVLTALKLRNPTPPTRRWPAISAMSATS, encoded by the coding sequence ATGGAAGCAGCCGCACAACCGCTGAGGGTCCAGGGGGAACAGCGGCTCTACCAGATCGTCGCGCGGCGGATCGCCCGGATGATCGAGGCGAATGTCAAGAATCCCGACTGGCGCCTGCCTTCCGAGCGCGAGCTTGCGGAAGAGCTCGAGGTCAGCCGCCCCGTCGTGCGCGAGGCGGTGATCGCGCTCGAAATGCGCGGCCTCGTCGAAGTGAAGGGCCGGGCGGGTATCGTCGTGCTGCCGGTCCGCGGCAACCAGGTGAATTTCGACAAGATCAATGCCGATGCCGGGCCGGGACCGTTTGAGTTACTGGAAGCCCGGCTTGCGATCGAATCCAGCGCGGCGGCGATGGCCGCCGAGCGGGCGACGAATTACGATATCGCGGTGCTCGAAGAATGCGTTGCGCAGATGGAACACGAGACCGATGTCACCCTGCTCAACGAAAAGGGCGACCGCGATTTCCACATGACCATCGCCCGGATGACCGGCAACGCGATCATCGTCTCGATCGTCGAGGCGCTCTGGGTGCAGCGCGACGAGTCGCTGATGTGGAAGAAGCTGCATGAGCACATTCACGCACCCAGCGTCCGGCCGCTGTGGATCGGCGATCACCATGCGGTTCTGACGGCGCTCAAACTGCGCAATCCGACGCCGCCTACAAGGCGATGGCCCGCCATATCCGCAATGTCAGCAACGAGCTGA
- a CDS encoding MbcA/ParS/Xre antitoxin family protein — protein sequence MPAPSPEQTRAIAEAAVITKAAVNAADRLGISARTLSAVLGVSEATVSRMKRQDHLLERNSKPFELAILLVRLFRSLDAIVGGDEAVARQWLRNANMALGATPLDKIVSISGLTDVLAYLDARRAVV from the coding sequence ATGCCCGCACCAAGCCCCGAACAAACCCGCGCGATCGCCGAAGCCGCCGTCATCACCAAGGCCGCCGTCAACGCTGCCGATCGGCTTGGCATCAGCGCGCGCACATTGTCAGCCGTGCTCGGCGTTTCCGAAGCTACCGTTTCGCGCATGAAGCGGCAGGATCATCTGCTGGAGCGCAACAGCAAGCCGTTCGAGCTCGCCATCCTGCTGGTGCGGCTGTTCCGCTCGCTGGATGCCATCGTCGGCGGCGACGAGGCGGTGGCGCGGCAGTGGCTGCGCAATGCCAATATGGCGCTCGGCGCCACGCCCCTCGACAAGATCGTCAGCATATCAGGCCTCACCGATGTCCTTGCCTATCTGGACGCCCGCCGCGCTGTCGTCTGA